A single Metarhizium brunneum chromosome 5, complete sequence DNA region contains:
- the Dml_0 gene encoding 2,3-dimethylmalate lyase, whose translation METTAASSPSAASKLRHMLATKDIIVAPGVYDGFSARIALEVGFDSIYMTGAGTCASKLGQADLGLATLNDMRSHAEMMANLDPQIPLIADADTGYGGANMVARTVAQYHRSGVAALHIEDQIQAKRCGHLGGKAVVDTDTFVQRIRAAAQARRRLASDIVVIARTDALQTDGFDEAVRRLKAAAEAGADVAFLEGIQNDQQARDVCRALAPVPVLLNMVEHGATPSWTPDEARQLGFKVVIFPFAALAPAYNAIREAFVRIKETGRTGLDPEFTPKRLFTIVGLEDAVRVEDEAGGSLYDGV comes from the exons ATGGAAACCACCGCGGCAAGCAGTCCCTCCGCAGCCTCCAAGCTCCGACACATGCTCGCCACCAAGGACATCATCGTAGCGCCCGGAGTATACGACGGCTTCAGCGCGCGAATCGCCCTCGAAGTCGGCTTCGACAGCATCTACATG ACAGGCGCGGGCACATGTGCCTCCAAACTCGGCCAAGCAGACCTAGGCCTCGCAACCCTCAACGACATGCGCAGCCACGCCGAAATGATGGCCAACCTTGACCCCCAGATACCGCTCATCGCCGACGCAGACACGGGCTACGGCGGCGCCAACATGGTTGCCCGCACCGTCGCCCAATACCACCGCAGTGGCGTGGCAGCCCTCCACATCGAGGACCAGATCCAGGCAAAACGCTGCGGCCACCTGGGCGgcaaggccgtcgtcgacacaGACACCTTTGTGCAGCGGatccgcgccgccgcccaggcccgccgccgcctggctTCGGACATTGTCGTCATTGCCCGCACGGATGCACTCCAGACAGACGGcttcgacgaggccgtccggcgtctcaaggccgccgccgaagccggtGCCGACGTAGCCTTCCTCGAGGGCATCCAGAACGACCAGCAAGCGAGGGACGTGTGTCGCGCGCTGGCCCCCGTGCCCGTGCTGCTCAACATGGTCGAGCACGGGGCGACGCCCTCGTGGACGCCCGACGAGGCGAGGCAGCTGGGGTTCAAGGTTGTCATCTTCCCCTTTGCCGCGCTGGCGCCCGCGTACAACGCCATCCGGGAGGCCTTTGTGCGCATCAAGGAGACGGGGAGGACCGGCCTAGACCCCGAGTTCACCCCCAAGAGGCTGTTTACCATTGTGGGCCTGGAGGACGCAGTGAGGGTTGAGGACGAGGCTGGTGGGAGCTTATACGACGGCGTGTAG
- the kti12 gene encoding Protein kti12 yields the protein MPLIIVSGLPTSGKTTRAKQLHDYLSARIAETQPPKYRLHLISDDSLSISRAVYDLSPDTVRLHARSANSSEKDARAALYGAVKRVLSERDIVILDGLNYIKGWRYQLHCEAKAMRTPNCILRVACPVDQARQVNEERRRRRQDTTEHHGESVPEAYEPANWDNLVFRYEEPNPMTRWDSPLFAVLWDDDEAQTKRTFDDLWDAMAGEGRKVVKPNQSTVQRGREAGGDYLYVLERETQDIVKRILEQQGDDGGGEVKVPLAAADREDLIVDLPAGKKVGLPQLQRLRRAFVGLNRGGIGLERVGNMAADGMRELFVSYLNDAFEKDE from the exons ATGCCG CTCATCATTGTCTCCGGCCTCCCCACGTCCGGCAAAACCACCCGCGCCAAGCAACTCCACGACTACTTGTCGGCGCGCATAGCAGAAACCCAACCCCCCAAGTACCGCCTTCACCTCATATCCGACGACTCCCTCTCAATATCCCGCGCCGTGTACGACCTCTCCCCGGACACGGTGCGACTGCACGCGCGGTCCGCCAACTCGTCCGAGAAGGATGCCCGCGCAGCCCTGTACGGCGCCGTGAAGCGCGTGCTCTCCGAAAGGGACATTGTCATCCTCGACGGTCTGAACTACATCAAGGGGTGGCGGTACCAGCTGCActgcgaggccaaggccatgaggACGCCAAACTGCATACTCCGTGTTGCGTGCCCGGTGGACCAGGCGAGGCAGGTCAACGAGGagaggcggcgacgacgacaagacaCCACCGAGCACCATGGCGAATCTGTGCCCGAGGCCTATGAGCCGGCCAACTGGGACAACCTCGTCTTTCGCTACGAGGAACCAAACCCCATGACACGCTGGGACTCTCCGCTCTTTGCGGTTCtctgggacgacgacgaggcccagaCGAAACGAACCTTTGATGATCTCTgggacgccatggccggcgagggGCGCAAAGTCGTCAAGCCAAACCAGTCTACGGTTCAGCGTGGCCGAGAAGCTGGCGGCGATTACTTGTATGTTCTCGAGCGGGAGACCCAGGATATTGTCAAGAGAATACTGGAGCAGCAAGGGGACGATGGTGGCGGCGAGGTCAAGGTACcgcttgccgccgccgatagGGAAGATCTGATTGTAGACTTGCCGGCGGGCAAAAAAGTTGGCCTGCCGCAGCTGCAGAGGCTGAGGAGGGCGTTTGTCGGGTTGAACAGGGGTGGCATCGGCCTGGAGAGGGtgggcaacatggcggcTGATGGGATGAGGGAGTTGTTTGTTAGTTATTTGAACGATGCATTTGAGAAGGATGAATGA
- the lkh1 gene encoding Dual specificity protein kinase lkh1, which produces MSTPTTAVATLPHYHLAHQAHHHPSSTTSNYRTTAANSLLYAPNPSVPTSSSSNAARLLPFDQAGSRNAGYTSSDAITQNLQPQSPPAPPPHDHYLPRDHHIETSTPTTPRHRIHHNYSSTMGSAAATATAPSTAAAAGPTAHDHDPTSRKRRRSREPDWNTFYRNGLPKEIIVIDDTPEPEANSSRKLASSNTNGDAPAGAASYEATATNTRQPVKRRRRDAAASGYHVQYVGSRTNTPLQHGTPIGSTLSSDRTNSFLNTTAPTSLSSNSQYDEAPVPLKRKRTTRQQAANEAKRRDVDGLGGRLLTYKPPPFPPKKVADVQVRVVHDHYSKNVKVDDDDGHYIVVPDAELTEKYQITRLLGQGTFGKVVQARDQKRNQAVAVKIIRSVQKYRDASRIELRVLATLKANDANNRYRCIHLTDCFDYRGHICIVMDLLGQSVFDFLKGNGFVPFPNSHIQNFARQLFTSVAFLHDLNLIHTDLKPENILLCDDLYQTFTYNRKIPSSSTTINRQASQRRVLLNTEIRLIDFGSATFQDEYHSSIVSTRHYRAPEIILGLGWSFPCDIWSIGCILVEFFTGDALFQTHDNLEHLAMMEAVVGSRIDTHLVQSVNKMSTRSGGNPASKYFKRLKLDYPTADTTRGSRRFVKAMKHLHDIIPSSNQFFKHFLDLLQKIFVYDPARRITAKQALNHPWFDEIAQPDDGTEAAKIRQERKRLEQEKARAHHHRYVAS; this is translated from the exons ATGTCGACGCCAACGACGGCCGTGGCCACACTCCCTCACTACCACCTCGCCCACCAGGCTCACCACCACCCATCGTCAACGACGTCAAATTATCGCACCACGGCTGCCAATTCTTTGCTGTACGCGCCAAACCCATCTgtgccgacgtcgtcgtcgtccaacGCGGCACGCCTTTTGCCTTTCGACCAGGCTGGCAGCCGTAATGCCGGCTACACTTCGTCGGATGCCATAACCCAGAACCTTCAGCCCCAATCGCCACCAGCACCCCCTCCCCACGACCACTATCTACCTCGCGACCACCACATTGAAACCTCAACCCCAACAACTCCGAGACATCGCATTCATCATAACTACTCATCCACCATGGGCAGTGCAGCGGCTACCGCCACGGCTCCTTCTAcagccgctgccgccgggcCTACTGCTCACGACCATGACCCTACCTCACGGAAACGCCGTCGCTCCCGGGAACCCGACTGGAATACCTTCTATCGCAACGGTTTGCCAAAAGAAATTATCGTCATTGACGACACCCCGGAGCCGGAGGCCAACAGCAGTCGAAAATTGGCATCCTCCAACACAAATGGCGATGCACCTGCCGGTGCTGCTTCCTACGAGGCGACTGCTACCAACACTCGCCAGCCCGTGAAGCGACGACGTCGGGATGCTGCCGCTTCGGGCTATCACGTTCAATATGTGGGCTCCCGCACAAACACACCGCTGCAACACGGCACACCCATCGGCTCTACACTCTCAAGTGACCGCACCAACTCATTTCTCAACACCACCGCCCCGActtctctttcttccaaTAGCCAGTACGATGAGGCTCCTGTTCCTTTGAAGCGCAAGCGGACTACCCGTCAACAGGCGGCCAACGAAGCGAAACGTCGGGATGTCGATGGCCTAGGGGGCCGACTTCTCACGTACAAGCCACCACCCTTCCCCCCGAAAAAGGTTGCAGATGTTCAAGTCCGGGTTGTACACGAT CACTACTCAAAGAATGTaaaggttgatgatgacgacgggcaCTATATCGTTGTTCCGGATGCGGAACTCACGGAAAAAT ACCAAATTACGCGCCTGCTTGGCCAAGGAACTTTTGGCAAGGTTGTTCAAGCTCGTGATCAAAAGCGGAACCAAGCTGTTGCCGTCAAAATTATTCGATCAGTGCAAAAATACCGCGACGCGTCAAGAATTGAACTGCGAGTACTTGCTACTCTGAAGGCTAATGACGCCAACAATCGATATCGATGCATACACCTAACGGACTGCTTTGACTATCGAGGCCATATATGCATTGTCATGGACCTCTTGGGCCAGAGTGTCTTTGACTTCTTAAAAGGCAATGGTTTTGTACCTTTTCCTAACAGTCATATTCAAAACTTTGCTCGTCAACTCTTTACAAGTGTAGCCT TTCTGCACGATCTCAACTTAATTCACACCGATCTCAAGCCAGAAAACATCCTTCTCTGTGATGACTTGTACCAGACATTCACATATAACCGGAAAATTCCCTCATCCTCAACAACTATTAACAGGCAAGCCTCTCAGCGGCGGGTATTGTTAAATACGGAGATTCGGTTAATTGATTTTGGGTCGGCAACATTCCAGGATGAGTATCACTCATCTATCGTCTCAACAAGGCATTACCGAGCTCCAGAAATTATCCTGGGACTGGGATGGTCGTTTCCTTgtgacatctggagcatTGGCTGTATCTTGGTCGAATTCTTCACAGGCGACGCCTTGTTCCAAACGCACGATAACCTTGAGCatctggccatgatggaagccGTCGTGGGTTCGAGGATAGATACTCATCTCGTGCAGTCTGTAAACAAGATGTCGACAAGGAGCGGCGGCAATCCGGCGTCCAA ATACTTTAAACGTCTCAAACTTGACTATCCTACTGCAGATACAACGCGAGGTTCCAGGAGATTTGTCAAAGCGATGAAGCACCTTCAC GACATTATTCCATCGAGTAATCAATTCTTCAAGCATTTCCTTGATTTACTACAAAAAATCTTTGTATACGACCCTGCACGTCGTATTACTGCCAAGCAGGCCTTGAATCATCCCTGGTTCGATGAAATCGCCCAGCCGGATGATGGCACGGAGGCCGCGAAGATTCGACAGGAAAGAAAACGACTGGAACAGGAAAAGGCTCGAGCTCACCACCATCGTTACGTGGCCTCATGA
- the aro-2_1 gene encoding Chorismate synthase gives MSTFGKYFRVTTAGESHGKTVSCIIENCPPGLSLVESDIQPQLNRRRPGQSAISTPRDEKDRVTIGSGCEFGRTLGTPILLTVPNEDQRPHDYGSKTIDLYPRPSHADWTYLEKYGIKASSGGGRSSARETIARVAAGAVAEKWLREAYGVEIVAFVSSVGNIKLFEDRPITDSDDIDSLSSNPKFLDLIDSLTREKVDEFLPVRCPDTTVAKRMEDKIAELRDQHDSTGGTVTCIIRGCPSGLGEPCFDKLEALLAHAIMSIPATKGFEIGSGFSGAEMRGSRHNDPFVSTTAANNTTPSAGAGIPPSRLQTKTNHSGGIQGGISNGMPIYFRVAFKPPATISQDQTTARYDASGEGILAAKGRHDPNVTPRAVPIVEAMAAITIADALMAQHARQMGVKIAAAGR, from the exons ATGTCGACATTTGGCAAATACTTTCGCGTGACGAC CGCCGGCGAGTCCCACGGCAAGACCGTCTCCTGTATCATCGAGAACTGCCCGCCAGGCCTGTCCCTCGTCGAGTCCGATATCCAGCCGCAGCTCAACCGCCGGCGCCCGGGCCAGTCGGCCATCAGCACCCCGCGCGACGAGAAGGACCGCGTGACTATAGGATCTGGATGCGAGTTTGGGCGCAC ATTGGGCACACCCATACTCCTGACCGTGCCTAACGAGGATCAACGCCCTCACGACTACGGCTCCAAGACCATCGACCTCTACCCGCGCCCCTCCCACGCCGACTGGACTTACCTTGAGAAGTATGGTATCAAGGCCTCCTCTGGCGGCGGCCGGAGCAGCGCCCGCGAAACTATTGCccgcgtcgccgccggcgctgtTGCCGAGAAGTGGCTGCGCGAGGCCTACGGTGTCGAGATTGTTGCCTTTGTTTCCTCGGTTGGCAACATCAAGCTCTTTGAGGACAGGCCTATAACCGATAGCGACGATATCGACTCCCTTAGTAGCAACCCTAAGTTCCTCGACCTTATCGACTCCCTAACCCGCGAGAAGGTAGATGAGTTCCTTCCCGTGCGCTGCCCTGATACTACCGTCGCGAAGCGTATGGAGGATAAGATTGCCGAGCTCCGCGATCAGCACGACTCTACTGGTGGTACCGTAACCTGTATTATTCGCGGGTGCCCCTCCGGCCTCGGCGAGCCGTGCTTTGATAAGCTTGAGGCTCTCCTAGCCCACGCTATTATGTCTATTCCTGCTACCAAGGGCTTTGAGATTGGCTCTGGCTTCAGCGGCGCCGAGATGCGCGGATCCCGCCACAACGACCCCTTCGTGTCTACCACCGCTGCCAACAATACGACGCCGagcgctggcgctggcatTCCTCCCTCCCGCCTGCAGACCAAGACGAACCACTCCGGCGGTATCCAGGGCGGCATCTCCAACGGCATGCCCATCTACTTCCGCGTTGCGTTCAAGCCCCCCGCTACAATCTCCCAGGACCAGACTACTGCTCGCTACGACGCTTCAGGCGAGGGCATCCTGGCTGCCAAGGGCCGTCACGACCCTAATGTTACTCCTCGCGCGGTTCCTAtcgtcgaggccatggccgctaTAACTATTGCTGACGCCCTCATGGCTCAGCACGCGAGGCAGATGGGCGTGAAGAttgccgctgctggacgGTAG